In Flavobacterium sp. GSB-24, the genomic window CACGGTTTTCAAATAGGATTAATTAATTTCCTGCAAGAGGAAAAATTATTAACCGTAAGTAATCAAAACCAAAATTAATGAAATTTATTTATCAACCTATAATTTATCGGCCTATTTTGGGCGGTAAAATAGTAAGGAACCCTTTTTCAGGGCTTTTAGAAAAGATAGTTTTAATACTATTTCTGTTTTTATCTTTTCAAAATTTGAATGCGCAAAATTCTGGCACAATTAATCTGAATTTCAAAAGCAAACCCTTACCTGCAGTACTAAAATCGATAAAAAACCAGTCCGGCTATGTTTTTGTCGCCGGCGATGTCGATTTAAATAAATACTATGTTACAGTGCAGCTGAAAAATGCTACAATCGAGCAGGCCTTAGAGGCCGTTATGGGAGGACAGGGACTTGACTATAAGATAGTGAATAAGACCGTGGTTATCACAAAAGCGCCCGATAAAAATACCAGAATCGAAACTAATTCTAAAGTGATCCCAACTTTGACCGGGCAGGTTTTAAGGCCGGATGGTTCTGCATTCCAGGGTGCAACAGCCGCAATTAAAGATACTTATACGGGAGTTGTGACAGACGAAAATGGTTTTTTTGTTCTAAATGATGTGCCCGCAACAGCTAAAATTGTGATTTCATTTATGGGGTTTACCGATAAGGAGATTGCTGTGGCTGGCAGGTCGGATCTTCCCATTACACGATTAGAGGAAAAAGTAAGCGCACTGGATGAGGTTAAAGTACTGGCTTATGGGATTACCACCAGTAATCGTTACGCTACAGGATCTTCTGTAAAAATTACCAGTAAAGATATTGAAAAGCAGCCTGTGGGGAATGTGATGCAGGCACTACAGGGAAGAGTGGCAGGTTTGGTAATTAATCAGACCAGCGGATTACATGGAGCTGACATCAATGTGGAGATTCGAGGACAAAATTCTATGGATGCAGGTGGTGTTAATACCAATACGCTCAAGAATGTACCTTTGTATATTGTAGACGGGATTGCTTATCCGGGTGCTGCTATCAACCAGCAATCTTCCAGTAAAGATGCCAATGGAAATTATTCTTATCTGTCGGGTCCAAATGGAAATGGAAGTCCATTATCGGCAATCAATCCAAAGGACATTGAAAGTATTGAGATATTGAAAGATGCTAATGCCACTGCAATTTATGGTTCAAGAGGAGCTAATGGTGTTGTTTTAATTACAACTAAGAAAGGTAAAGTTGGAAAACCAACTATTTCGCTAGATTTCAATAGCGGAATCTCTATTGTAAATACCAAAATGGAAGCGCTTAATTTAAGTGATTACCTAGCGCTGCGAAGACAGGCATTTGCCAATGACAATAAAACGCCCAATACAAGTAACGCTCCTGATTTAACCCTGTGGAGCCAGACCGAAGGACAAGATTTCAAAAAACTATTAATTGGAGATCCGGCTAAGACCTATTCTACCAATCTTTCAGTATCGGGAGGAAACAATGGATTCACCTTTATGTTATCTGGAAATTACGGTCGAACAGGTTCTGTCTTTGATGACAACCGCTCCTCAAAGAACTATGGATATCATTTTAGCTCCAGTTATACAAGTCCAGATGAGAAGTTTGTTGCCACGATCTCTTTAATGACCGGTGTTAGTGACAGTAATTTAGCGGGTGCTAATTATTATAGGAATGTATATTCATTACCGCCCAATTTTCCATTATATAATCCCGATGGATCTTTGTATTGGTGGTCAAAAGGCATACCTAATATTGCAAATCCGTTGTCTAATCTTAATAATTCATACGAGAATAAAATTAATTCAAGTAATAGCAGTCTGAATTTGAGATATAATATTAATTCAAATTTAAATGTATCGGTCAATGGAGGATTTAACAGGTCCCAATCTACTCAGAGCTCTCAAAGTCCAAGTACAGCTGGAAATCCAAGTAACCCTTATTTTTCACCAAGCGCTACTTTTTCAGAATCTGTTAATCAAAATATTGTTGTTGAGCCGCAAATTAATTATAGCAAAACACTGGGCAAAACTTCAGTTAGTGCATTAGTTGGAGCTACTTATCAGCAGACAACAAATGAACAGCCATTTTATGTTATCGCCTCGGGATTTCCTTCAGATTTATATTTGTCGAATCTTTCTATGGCTACAAATTATACTATTCGTAATGGAAATAATTCCTATAAGTACGCTTCTGTTTTTGCAAGTGTAAATTATATGTATAAAGAGCGTTATGTTATTAATGGAAATTTCAGACGTGATGGCTCGTCTAAGTTCGGATCCAATAATTTATACAGCAATTTTGGATCAGTGGGTGCAGCATGGATCTATACCAATGAAGAGTTCCTGGCTGACAGACCTCAGTGGTTTAGTTTTGGTAAACTTAGAAGTAGTTATGGGGTTGTGGGGAGTGACAATGTAGAGAATTACTCTTTCCTTTCTACCTATGTGAATAACTCATCGAGTATTTATTACTCTGGAATTAAAGGTGTAATTCCGGCAAGATTAGCAAATCCTGATTACCAATGGGAATTGTCAAAAAAGTTAGAAATAGCTGCAGATTTTGGTTTTTTCAAAGATCGTTTGCTTGTAAACTTTGCTTATTACAACAACAGGACGGGCAATCAGTTGTTAGATTTTCCTTTGCCGTCGCAGACGGGTTTCAACACTTATGTTGCCAACCTTAATGCCACAGTTGAAAATTCCGGAGTGGAAATAGTAGTAAGCAGTACTAATATAGAGACCAATAAATTCAAATGGTCTACTTCTGCCAACATTAGTTTTGTCAAAAATATACTGGTATCATTTCCCGGGCTGGATTCCTCCCCTTATGCGTATAATTACGTGGTGGGAAGACCAACGAGCGCTTTGAATCTTTTGCATTACACAGGAAATGATGCAAACGGCAGACCTACATTTGAAGATGTAAATAAAGACGGAATTATTACTCCTGCCATAAAAACGGATACGGGTGTTGGAGATCAAATTTATAAAGGAAAATCAACTCCTGATTTCTATGGCGGACTTGCCAATACTCTTAAGTATGAGAATTTTCAACTGGACTTCTCTTTTACATTTACTGTTGGAGCCAAGAGTTTAGGGATTCTATCGGAGCTTAATACACCTCCGGGAAATCTTGCAAATACTCCAAAAGCTGTTATAGAAGCTATGAGAGACCTGGGACTTGAGAAATTGTATACCACTAATGCATTTTCAACCGATTATAACCTCCTTAGGAGTTCGGATGCCTTGCTGCAAAGTAATTCTTATGCCAGATTAACCAATGTGGCACTGTCTTATAATTTCCCTGAAGAGTTAGCAAAACGCATGAAAATGTCCGGGATTCGTGCTTATGCACAAGGTCAAAATTTATTTTTAATAAGTCTTTCCGGAAAAACGTATTCAGGTGTGGATCCGGAAACTGGCGTGACAGCAGTTCCACCGCTGATAGCTCTTGTTGCAGGACTGCAATTTTCATTTTAATCAATAAAATAACACTAGTATGAGAAATTATAATTTCATTTCATATAAGAACATATGTCTTTTCTCATTGCAACTCATGGCCGCTTTGCTGTCTGTAAGCTGCAATGATTTGGTGGAGATTGATCCTCCAAAAACAGAAGTACTCGATACTGATGTATTTAAAACTGATGCAAATGCAAATTCAGCCTTAGTAGGAATGTATAGCAGTATGATTACCGATGCTAATATTCTGAATGTTGGTTTTGGAGCGAGCCTTTCTGCTGATGAGACCGATCCGGTAAATGCCAATGATTTTATGTATCTTAATTTCGGGACCAACGATTTGACTTCTACAGATTTTGGCGCTGCAAACTACTGGGAGCGTATTTATAAAATAATCTACCAGACCAATAGTATTATTGATAACAGTACAAAATCAACTGGGATGAGCCCTGCAGGAAAATCAAGTATTATCGCTGAGGCAAAATTTACCAGAGCGCTGAATTATTTTTATCTGGTCAATATGTTTGGTCCTGTGCCTCTGGCTGTAACTTCAGATGCAAAAGTTAATATGGCTTTGCCAAGAGCTTCCACCGCGGAAGTTTACGCACAGATTGTTTCTGATTTAACGGATGCCGAAACGAACCTTCCGAGTGATTACAGCAGTTATGGTGGAAAAAGGGACAGACCAAATAAAAGTGCAGCGAGCGCT contains:
- a CDS encoding SusC/RagA family TonB-linked outer membrane protein; this translates as MNAQNSGTINLNFKSKPLPAVLKSIKNQSGYVFVAGDVDLNKYYVTVQLKNATIEQALEAVMGGQGLDYKIVNKTVVITKAPDKNTRIETNSKVIPTLTGQVLRPDGSAFQGATAAIKDTYTGVVTDENGFFVLNDVPATAKIVISFMGFTDKEIAVAGRSDLPITRLEEKVSALDEVKVLAYGITTSNRYATGSSVKITSKDIEKQPVGNVMQALQGRVAGLVINQTSGLHGADINVEIRGQNSMDAGGVNTNTLKNVPLYIVDGIAYPGAAINQQSSSKDANGNYSYLSGPNGNGSPLSAINPKDIESIEILKDANATAIYGSRGANGVVLITTKKGKVGKPTISLDFNSGISIVNTKMEALNLSDYLALRRQAFANDNKTPNTSNAPDLTLWSQTEGQDFKKLLIGDPAKTYSTNLSVSGGNNGFTFMLSGNYGRTGSVFDDNRSSKNYGYHFSSSYTSPDEKFVATISLMTGVSDSNLAGANYYRNVYSLPPNFPLYNPDGSLYWWSKGIPNIANPLSNLNNSYENKINSSNSSLNLRYNINSNLNVSVNGGFNRSQSTQSSQSPSTAGNPSNPYFSPSATFSESVNQNIVVEPQINYSKTLGKTSVSALVGATYQQTTNEQPFYVIASGFPSDLYLSNLSMATNYTIRNGNNSYKYASVFASVNYMYKERYVINGNFRRDGSSKFGSNNLYSNFGSVGAAWIYTNEEFLADRPQWFSFGKLRSSYGVVGSDNVENYSFLSTYVNNSSSIYYSGIKGVIPARLANPDYQWELSKKLEIAADFGFFKDRLLVNFAYYNNRTGNQLLDFPLPSQTGFNTYVANLNATVENSGVEIVVSSTNIETNKFKWSTSANISFVKNILVSFPGLDSSPYAYNYVVGRPTSALNLLHYTGNDANGRPTFEDVNKDGIITPAIKTDTGVGDQIYKGKSTPDFYGGLANTLKYENFQLDFSFTFTVGAKSLGILSELNTPPGNLANTPKAVIEAMRDLGLEKLYTTNAFSTDYNLLRSSDALLQSNSYARLTNVALSYNFPEELAKRMKMSGIRAYAQGQNLFLISLSGKTYSGVDPETGVTAVPPLIALVAGLQFSF